A genomic stretch from Melospiza georgiana isolate bMelGeo1 chromosome 27, bMelGeo1.pri, whole genome shotgun sequence includes:
- the LOC131093850 gene encoding 5-hydroxytryptamine receptor 3A-like → MVYAILSVDEKDQVLTTYIWYRQHWTDEFLKWDPAHFDNLTQISLPVESIWVPDILINEFVDVGKSPHVPYVYVSHHGEVQNLKPIQVMTACSLDIYNFPFDVQNCSLTFTSWLHHIRDINLSLWRQPELVKFDRSVFMNQGEWELLYVLSHFQEFSVKSSDSYAEMKFYVVIRRRPLFYTVSLLLPSIFLMLMDIVGFYLPPHSGERVSFKITLLLGYSVFLIIVSDTLPATAVGTPLIGIYFVVCMALLVISLTETILIVCLVHKQDLQPHVPEWLKHLLLERATILLCIRDRKKFSQSRMQTLDTSRQVENNDSTAKPTPYVCEDPRERGAGGATRPALAFAGRPEGSAALQEVLRETTAIRQLLEKREEFRDLARDWLQVGYVLDVLLFRVYLAAVLAYSVTLGTLWSVWRDA, encoded by the exons ATGGTCTATGCCATCCTCAGCGTG GATGAGAAGGACCAGGTGCTGACCACCTATATCTGGTACAGGCAG CACTGGACAGATGAGTTCCTCAAGTGGGACCCAGCTCACTTCGACAACCTGACGCAGATCTCCCTCCCTGTGGAGAGCATCTGGGTGCCCGACATCCTCATCAATGAGTT CGTGGATGTTGGAAAGTCCCCACACGTTCCCTACGTTTACGTCAGCCATCACGGGGAGGTGCAGAACCTCAAACCCATCCAGGTGATGACAGCCTGCAGCCTGGACATCTACAACTTCCCCTTCGACGTGCAGAACTGCTCTCTCACCTTCACCAGCTGGCTGCACCACA TTCGCGATATCAACCTCTCGCTGTGGCGCCAGCCGGAGCTCGTCAAGTTCGACCGGAGTGTCTTCATGAACCAGGGCGAGTGGGAGCTGCTCTACGTGCTCAGCCACTTCCAGGAGTTCAGTGTCAAGAGCAGTGACAGCTATGCTGAGATGAAGTTCTAT GTAGTGATCCGGAGACGCCCCCTCTTCTACACCGtcagcctgctgctccccagcatcTTCCTGATGCTTATGGACATTGTGGGCTTCTACCTACCTCCCCACAGTGGGGAGAGGGTCTCTTTCAAGATCACTCTCCTGCTGGGCTACTCGGTTTTCCTCATTATTGTATCCGACACGTTGCCAGCCACTGCCGTCGGCACCCCATTGATAG GCATCTACTTTGTGGTGTGCATGGCACTGCTCGTCATCAGCCTGACAGAGACCATCCTGATTGTGTGCCTGGTACACAAGCAAGACCTGCAGCCCCACGTCCCTGAGTGGCTGAAACACCTGCTGCTGGAACGAGCCACCATCCTGCTCTGTATCCGGGACAGGAAGAAATTCAGCCAAAGCAGGATGCAAACCTTGGACACGTCCAGGCAGGTGGAGAACAATGACAGCACAG CCAAGCCGACCCCCTATGTCTGTGAGGACCCCCGGGAGCGCGGGGCAGGGGGGGCCACGAGGCCTGctctggcctttgctggccgGCCCGAgggctcagcagccctgcaggaggtCCTGCGTGAGACCACGGCAATCCGCCAGCTCCTGGAGAAACGGGAGGAGTTCCGCGACCTCGCCCGCGACTGGCTGCAAGTGGGCTACgtgctggatgtgctgctgttCCGGGTGTACCTGGCAGCCGTCCTGGCCTACAGCGTCACGCTGGGCACCCTCTGGTCGGTGTGGAGGGATGCCTGA